The following coding sequences lie in one Sorghum bicolor cultivar BTx623 chromosome 6, Sorghum_bicolor_NCBIv3, whole genome shotgun sequence genomic window:
- the LOC110436374 gene encoding probable protein phosphatase 2C 40 isoform X2, giving the protein MSSAASRSGRRRTGSVALGDLLRREASAERAALGGGGERERERERWPSVAAGQACRAKKGEDFALLKPACERRPGAPSTSFSAFALFDGHNGSAAAVYAKEHLLGNVLSCVPTDLSRDEWLAALPRALVAGFVKTDKDFQTRAHSSGTTVTLAIIDGSVVTVASVGDSRCVLEAEGSIYYLSADHRFDANEEEVGRVTECGGEVGRLNVVGGAEIGPLRCWPGGLCLSRSIGDQDVGEFIIPVPYVKQIKLSNAGGRLIISSDGVWDALTAEVAFRCARGLPPEAAAEQIVKEAVESKGLRDDTTCIVIDIIPPEKPKCTIESPKTPGKGLVLLKKFFLRKTASDSLSLADKDNYPEPDLVEEVFEDGCPSLSRRLNSEYPVRDMFKIFACAICQIELESGQGISIHEGLSKPGKLCPWDGPFLCHSCQEKKEAMEGKRHSRDSSSRNSGSSE; this is encoded by the exons ATGTCGTCGGCGGCGTCGCGGAGCGGGAGGAGGCGGACCGGGAGCGTGGCGCTCGGGGACCTTCTGCGGCGGGAGGCGTCGGCGGAGCGGGCCGCGTTgggaggcggcggcgagcgggagcgggagcgggagcggTGGCCCTCGGTCGCGGCGGGGCAGGCCTGCCGGGCGAAGAAAGGCGAGGACTTCGCGCTGCTCAAGCCCGCCTGCGAGCGACGCCCCGGCGCGCCGTCCACCTCCTTCTCCGCCTTCGCC CTGTTCGATGGGCACAacggcagcgccgccgcggtgtACGCCAAGGAGCACCTCCTCGGCAACGTGCTCAGCTGCGTCCCCACCGATCTGAGCAGGGATGAGTGGCTCGCCGCGCTCCCCAGGGCGCTCGTCGCGGGGTTCGTCAAGACCGACAAGGATTTCCAAACGAGAG CTCATTCCTCGGGGACAACCGTGACGCTTGCCATAATTGATGGCTCCGTTGTAACTGTTGCGTCCGTTGGTGATTCACGCTGTGTCCTTGAAGCTGAGGGATCCATCTACTATTTGTCGGCTGACCATCGCTTTGACGCTAATGAAGAGGA GGTTGGACGTGTCACCGAATGCGGAGGTGAAGTTGGAAGGCTAAATGTCGTCGGTGGTGCTGAG ATTGGCCCCCTTAGATGTTGGCCAGGTGGTCTATGCCTCTCAAGATCGATTGGTGATCAGGACGTAGGTGAATTTATCATTCCGGTTCCTTATGTGAAGCAAATTAAG CTGTCTAATGCTGGAGGCCGTCTTATTATTTCAAGTGACGGTGTTTGGGATGCTTTGACCGCGGAAGTGGCTTTTAGATGTGCACGAGGGCTTCCTCCTGAGGCTGCAGCTGAGCAAATTGTCAAA GAAGCAGTTGAATCAAAAGGATTGAGAGATGATACAACTTGCATTGTCATTGACATAATACCACCAGAAAAACCAAAATGCACTATAGAATCTCCAAAAACGCCAGGAAAAGGCCTTGTACTTCTAAAAAAATTCTTTTTAAGGAAAACTGCATCCGACTCGTTATCCCTAGCTGATAAAGATAATTATCCTGAGCCAGATTTAGTGGAGGAGGTCTTTGAGGACGGATGCCCATCCCTTTCGAGGAG GCTTAATTCTGAATATCCTGTTCGAGATATGTTCAAAATTTTTGCATGTGCAATTTGTCAAATTGAATTGGAATCTGGTCAAGGCATATCCATACACGAGGGTTTGTCAAAGCCAGGAAAGCTGTGTCCCTGGGATGGCCCTTTCCTTTGTCACAGTTGCCAGGAAAAGAAAGAGGCGATGGAGGGGAAGCGTCACTCACGAG ATTCCTCGTCAAGAAATAGCGGGTCAAGTGAATAG
- the LOC110436374 gene encoding probable protein phosphatase 2C 40 isoform X1 — MSSAASRSGRRRTGSVALGDLLRREASAERAALGGGGERERERERWPSVAAGQACRAKKGEDFALLKPACERRPGAPSTSFSAFAVSAPPPPSARLPCPPMLFDGHNGSAAAVYAKEHLLGNVLSCVPTDLSRDEWLAALPRALVAGFVKTDKDFQTRAHSSGTTVTLAIIDGSVVTVASVGDSRCVLEAEGSIYYLSADHRFDANEEEVGRVTECGGEVGRLNVVGGAEIGPLRCWPGGLCLSRSIGDQDVGEFIIPVPYVKQIKLSNAGGRLIISSDGVWDALTAEVAFRCARGLPPEAAAEQIVKEAVESKGLRDDTTCIVIDIIPPEKPKCTIESPKTPGKGLVLLKKFFLRKTASDSLSLADKDNYPEPDLVEEVFEDGCPSLSRRLNSEYPVRDMFKIFACAICQIELESGQGISIHEGLSKPGKLCPWDGPFLCHSCQEKKEAMEGKRHSRDSSSRNSGSSE, encoded by the exons ATGTCGTCGGCGGCGTCGCGGAGCGGGAGGAGGCGGACCGGGAGCGTGGCGCTCGGGGACCTTCTGCGGCGGGAGGCGTCGGCGGAGCGGGCCGCGTTgggaggcggcggcgagcgggagcgggagcgggagcggTGGCCCTCGGTCGCGGCGGGGCAGGCCTGCCGGGCGAAGAAAGGCGAGGACTTCGCGCTGCTCAAGCCCGCCTGCGAGCGACGCCCCGGCGCGCCGTCCACCTCCTTCTCCGCCTTCGCCGTAAGCGCTCCCCCGCCTCCCTCGGCCCGTCTTCCATGTCCCCCAATG CTGTTCGATGGGCACAacggcagcgccgccgcggtgtACGCCAAGGAGCACCTCCTCGGCAACGTGCTCAGCTGCGTCCCCACCGATCTGAGCAGGGATGAGTGGCTCGCCGCGCTCCCCAGGGCGCTCGTCGCGGGGTTCGTCAAGACCGACAAGGATTTCCAAACGAGAG CTCATTCCTCGGGGACAACCGTGACGCTTGCCATAATTGATGGCTCCGTTGTAACTGTTGCGTCCGTTGGTGATTCACGCTGTGTCCTTGAAGCTGAGGGATCCATCTACTATTTGTCGGCTGACCATCGCTTTGACGCTAATGAAGAGGA GGTTGGACGTGTCACCGAATGCGGAGGTGAAGTTGGAAGGCTAAATGTCGTCGGTGGTGCTGAG ATTGGCCCCCTTAGATGTTGGCCAGGTGGTCTATGCCTCTCAAGATCGATTGGTGATCAGGACGTAGGTGAATTTATCATTCCGGTTCCTTATGTGAAGCAAATTAAG CTGTCTAATGCTGGAGGCCGTCTTATTATTTCAAGTGACGGTGTTTGGGATGCTTTGACCGCGGAAGTGGCTTTTAGATGTGCACGAGGGCTTCCTCCTGAGGCTGCAGCTGAGCAAATTGTCAAA GAAGCAGTTGAATCAAAAGGATTGAGAGATGATACAACTTGCATTGTCATTGACATAATACCACCAGAAAAACCAAAATGCACTATAGAATCTCCAAAAACGCCAGGAAAAGGCCTTGTACTTCTAAAAAAATTCTTTTTAAGGAAAACTGCATCCGACTCGTTATCCCTAGCTGATAAAGATAATTATCCTGAGCCAGATTTAGTGGAGGAGGTCTTTGAGGACGGATGCCCATCCCTTTCGAGGAG GCTTAATTCTGAATATCCTGTTCGAGATATGTTCAAAATTTTTGCATGTGCAATTTGTCAAATTGAATTGGAATCTGGTCAAGGCATATCCATACACGAGGGTTTGTCAAAGCCAGGAAAGCTGTGTCCCTGGGATGGCCCTTTCCTTTGTCACAGTTGCCAGGAAAAGAAAGAGGCGATGGAGGGGAAGCGTCACTCACGAG ATTCCTCGTCAAGAAATAGCGGGTCAAGTGAATAG